A region of Cellulophaga sp. RHA19 DNA encodes the following proteins:
- a CDS encoding DUF4832 domain-containing protein: MKKLLFVVLIASAFAVSCDGKYDEFFDDIEENVDEEVIDVTVDNLGGVDEITKVQPMTGIVLWDDNNNNNKGVNSLEYSYMNYDDIVSQKGVYDWTAVENKLNDIASRNHQAILRFRISYPGFETTVPQYIKNSNGYEEIEAKAEKKDTWYPDWRSQELKDFILEFYEKFAEKYDEDNRLAFIQVGFGHYAEYHNYDGLIDLGRTFPSKSFQTTFLNKLNDEFYNLHWSLSIDAGDSEYSPFSENTSLLNLPFGVFDDSFMHKKHGDYNTDMHNFFGRDRFENSPIGGEFSYYTDYEQRNVLSPNGPHEESFESFAARFHITYMIGNDQFQYQSKNRIKEASLATGYKFEVTKFVKVDGKSILTVKNNGIAPIYYDAYLSIAGHDSNESLKSLMPGEESVFTIDHDGDEELEIYCPRLLDGQVIDFVNSY, translated from the coding sequence ATGAAAAAATTATTATTTGTAGTGTTAATTGCTAGTGCTTTTGCCGTTAGTTGTGATGGTAAGTATGACGAATTTTTTGATGATATTGAAGAAAACGTAGACGAAGAAGTAATTGATGTCACCGTAGATAATTTAGGTGGTGTAGATGAAATTACTAAAGTGCAACCAATGACAGGAATAGTACTTTGGGATGATAATAATAATAATAACAAAGGGGTAAATAGCTTAGAATATTCATATATGAATTATGATGATATTGTATCTCAAAAAGGAGTTTATGATTGGACAGCTGTTGAAAATAAATTAAATGATATAGCATCTAGAAATCATCAAGCAATTTTAAGATTTAGAATTTCATATCCAGGTTTTGAGACAACTGTACCACAGTATATTAAAAATAGTAATGGATATGAAGAAATAGAGGCTAAAGCAGAAAAAAAGGATACTTGGTACCCAGATTGGAGAAGCCAAGAGTTAAAAGACTTTATTTTAGAATTTTATGAAAAATTTGCTGAGAAGTATGATGAAGATAACAGATTGGCATTTATACAAGTAGGTTTTGGGCATTATGCAGAATATCATAATTATGACGGTCTTATTGATTTGGGAAGAACTTTTCCTAGTAAATCATTTCAAACAACATTTTTAAATAAGTTAAATGATGAGTTTTACAACCTACATTGGTCACTTTCTATTGATGCAGGAGACTCTGAATACAGTCCGTTTAGTGAAAATACATCTTTATTAAATTTACCTTTTGGTGTTTTTGATGATTCTTTTATGCACAAGAAGCACGGTGACTATAATACAGATATGCATAACTTTTTTGGAAGAGATAGATTTGAAAATTCACCTATAGGAGGAGAGTTTAGTTATTATACTGATTATGAACAAAGAAACGTGCTTTCGCCTAATGGCCCACACGAAGAGTCTTTTGAGTCTTTTGCAGCGCGTTTTCATATTACATATATGATAGGTAATGACCAGTTTCAATATCAAAGCAAAAACAGAATTAAAGAAGCAAGTTTAGCTACTGGTTATAAGTTTGAGGTAACAAAATTTGTTAAAGTAGACGGTAAATCAATTTTAACAGTAAAAAATAATGGTATAGCTCCAATTTATTATGATGCTTACTTATCTATAGCAGGTCATGATTCTAACGAATCACTTAAATCATTAATGCCAGGAGAAGAAAGTGTATTTACTATTGATCATGACGGTGATGAAGAGCTAGAAATCTATTGTCCAAGGTTATTAGATGGCCAAGTAATAGACTTTGTTAATTCGTACTAA
- a CDS encoding GH3 family domain-containing protein, which yields MAIIGNIIKGIIHASDIISTSNNVVEEQKAVLKSLLSTAENTKFGKHYKFGHILNSGNIEKEFKNIVPFSDYDQITTNWWQNVQKGEENITWPNSPDYFALSSGTTGKTSKRIPVTDDMVKAIRNAGIQQVLALKNFDLPADFFEKEIMMLGSSTDLEEYNNALEGEISGISASNIPFWFQNYYKPGKEIAQIADWDTRVQRIAEKASDWDIGALSGIPSWMELMLKKVIDYNGLKNIHEIWPNLQVYTSGGVAFGPYEKSFNALLGKPITVIDTYLASEGFIAFQQRPETDAMKLVTDNGIYFEFVPFNPDYIKPDGSLVQNAPSLTIAEVKLNQDYVLILSSVAGAWRYLIGDTIEFTDIERAEIKITGRTKFFLNTVGSQLSVNKLNDAVQHLEKQFNIEIQEYTLCANRINDDFYHCWYLGTESNINNTELAQELDRFLTEANKNYKVARSKALEGVKVTTVMPSVFHEWSGSNKKKGGQVKMERVMGQERFAEWEDFVINNS from the coding sequence ATGGCTATAATAGGAAACATAATTAAAGGAATTATCCATGCTTCAGATATTATCTCTACAAGTAATAATGTAGTAGAAGAACAAAAAGCAGTACTTAAAAGTTTATTAAGTACAGCAGAAAATACAAAATTTGGAAAGCATTATAAGTTTGGTCATATATTAAACTCAGGTAATATAGAGAAAGAGTTTAAAAATATAGTACCCTTCTCAGACTATGACCAAATAACTACTAATTGGTGGCAAAATGTACAAAAAGGAGAAGAAAATATTACTTGGCCTAATAGTCCAGATTATTTTGCTTTAAGTTCTGGTACAACAGGAAAAACTAGCAAGCGTATACCTGTTACAGATGATATGGTTAAAGCCATACGTAATGCTGGTATACAACAAGTTTTGGCACTTAAAAACTTTGATTTACCTGCAGATTTTTTTGAAAAAGAAATTATGATGCTGGGTAGTTCTACAGATTTAGAAGAATATAACAACGCATTAGAAGGTGAAATTAGTGGAATAAGCGCTAGTAATATTCCGTTTTGGTTTCAAAACTATTACAAGCCAGGAAAAGAGATTGCTCAAATTGCAGATTGGGATACACGTGTACAACGTATAGCAGAGAAAGCATCAGACTGGGATATAGGAGCCTTAAGTGGTATACCGTCTTGGATGGAGCTTATGTTAAAAAAAGTAATAGACTACAACGGACTAAAAAACATACATGAAATATGGCCTAACCTACAAGTGTACACCTCTGGTGGTGTAGCTTTTGGACCGTATGAAAAAAGCTTTAATGCGCTATTAGGAAAGCCAATAACAGTTATAGATACTTATTTGGCATCTGAAGGTTTTATTGCTTTTCAGCAAAGACCAGAAACCGATGCCATGAAATTGGTTACAGATAACGGAATTTATTTTGAGTTTGTTCCTTTTAATCCAGATTATATTAAGCCAGATGGTTCTTTAGTGCAAAATGCTCCTTCACTTACAATAGCAGAGGTAAAGCTAAATCAAGATTATGTTTTAATATTAAGTAGTGTTGCTGGTGCTTGGCGTTACCTTATAGGAGACACTATAGAGTTTACAGATATAGAACGTGCAGAAATTAAAATTACAGGTAGAACAAAGTTTTTTTTAAACACTGTAGGTTCGCAATTATCTGTAAATAAGTTAAATGATGCTGTGCAACATTTAGAAAAACAATTTAATATAGAAATACAAGAATATACATTATGTGCCAACCGTATTAACGATGATTTTTACCATTGTTGGTATTTAGGCACAGAATCTAATATTAATAACACAGAGTTAGCACAAGAATTAGATCGTTTTTTAACAGAAGCAAATAAAAATTATAAGGTTGCTAGGTCTAAAGCTCTAGAGGGTGTTAAAGTAACTACGGTTATGCCTTCTGTTTTTCATGAGTGGAGTGGAAGTAATAAAAAGAAAGGCGGACAAGTAAAAATGGAAAGGGTAATGGGGCAAGAGCGTTTTGCAGAGTGGGAAGACTTTGTGATAAATAACTCTTAA